Proteins found in one Nitrospirota bacterium genomic segment:
- a CDS encoding acyltransferase encodes MSEVAVAPDVRLGKDVKLSKFINLYGCEIGDCTKIGPFVEVQKNATIGKNCKISSHTFICEGVTIEDNVFVGHNVSFVNDTYPRATTADGTLQTEKDWKVEKTLVKKGASIGSGATILANVTIGENAIVGAGSVVTKDVRPNSVVAGNPAKFLRNLTSDNR; translated from the coding sequence ATGAGCGAGGTGGCTGTCGCGCCGGATGTGCGCTTGGGCAAGGATGTTAAGCTGTCGAAGTTTATCAATCTCTATGGATGTGAGATCGGCGACTGCACGAAAATCGGACCGTTCGTTGAAGTGCAGAAGAACGCGACGATCGGGAAGAACTGCAAGATTTCCAGTCACACCTTCATTTGTGAAGGGGTGACGATCGAGGACAACGTGTTTGTGGGGCACAATGTGTCGTTCGTCAACGACACCTACCCACGAGCCACCACCGCGGACGGCACGTTGCAGACGGAAAAGGACTGGAAGGTGGAGAAAACGCTGGTCAAGAAGGGGGCGTCCATCGGGTCCGGGGCGACCATTCTTGCGAACGTCACCATCGGTGAAAACGCCATCGTGGGGGCCGGCAGCGTCGTGACCAAAGACGTCCGCCCGAACTCCGTGGTTGCGGGCAATCCCGCAAAGTTTCTGAGGAACCTGACCAGTGACAATCGATAA
- a CDS encoding DegT/DnrJ/EryC1/StrS family aminotransferase, whose amino-acid sequence MTIDKTHVPFVDLITPHVELERELTAVFQQAVRSAGFIGGPMVSEFEKRFAEFSGTSQCVGVSSGTDALRFALMAAGVQKGDRVITVPNTFIATTEAITQAGAVPDFVDIDERTYNMDPEKLREYIEIRCAVDKKTGRIVNRATGQPVSAVVPVHLYGQPADMDPILELAERYGLIVVEDACQAHGAEYLSKAAGGWRKAGSIGKAAAFSFYPGKNLGACGEAGAVTTNDEGIASKIRMLRDHGQVKKYVHDVEGYNGRLDAIQAGILSVKLKRLPEWNEERRRLAARYNELLGDVDDLVRPVEPEWAKSVYHLYVVRVPDRDDVQKHLSENDIATGLHYPVPLHLQKAYADLGYKNGDFPVTEKVSKEILSLPMYPGLAESQQQRVAECLQKQRS is encoded by the coding sequence GTGACAATCGATAAGACTCATGTACCGTTTGTCGACCTGATCACGCCCCATGTGGAACTGGAGCGGGAGTTGACGGCGGTGTTTCAACAAGCTGTCAGGTCAGCTGGATTCATCGGCGGACCGATGGTCAGCGAGTTTGAAAAACGCTTCGCGGAATTCTCCGGGACGTCGCAGTGTGTCGGCGTGAGCAGCGGGACGGACGCCTTGCGATTCGCGTTGATGGCCGCGGGGGTCCAAAAAGGCGACCGGGTGATCACGGTCCCGAACACCTTCATCGCCACGACCGAGGCGATCACCCAAGCGGGCGCCGTACCGGACTTCGTTGATATCGATGAACGCACCTACAACATGGATCCCGAAAAACTTCGCGAGTACATCGAGATCCGGTGCGCCGTCGACAAGAAAACCGGCAGGATCGTCAACCGCGCCACGGGACAGCCGGTATCGGCCGTCGTCCCCGTGCACCTCTACGGCCAGCCGGCCGACATGGACCCCATTTTGGAACTGGCCGAACGGTATGGATTGATCGTGGTTGAAGACGCGTGCCAGGCGCACGGGGCCGAGTACTTGTCCAAGGCGGCTGGAGGGTGGAGGAAGGCCGGCTCGATCGGAAAAGCCGCGGCCTTCAGCTTCTATCCGGGGAAGAATCTGGGGGCGTGCGGAGAAGCGGGGGCGGTGACGACGAACGATGAGGGGATCGCGAGTAAGATTCGGATGCTCCGGGACCACGGACAGGTCAAGAAATACGTCCACGACGTGGAAGGATACAACGGACGGCTCGACGCCATACAGGCGGGTATCCTATCAGTGAAACTCAAACGCTTGCCTGAATGGAATGAAGAGCGCCGCCGCCTGGCGGCTCGTTACAACGAGCTGCTTGGAGACGTTGATGATCTGGTGAGGCCGGTTGAACCAGAATGGGCCAAGTCAGTCTATCACCTTTATGTGGTGCGCGTCCCGGATCGAGATGACGTGCAGAAACACCTCTCGGAGAACGACATCGCCACGGGTTTACATTACCCCGTACCCCTCCATCTTCAGAAGGCCTATGCCGACCTTGGGTACAAGAACGGCGACTTTCCGGTGACTGAGAAGGTCTCCAAGGAGATTCTGTCACTTCCCATGTACCCGGGGTTGGCGGAAAGTCAGCAGCAGCGTGTGGCCGAATGTCTCCAAAAACAGAGATCATAA
- a CDS encoding Gfo/Idh/MocA family oxidoreductase: MIGVGVVGYGYWGPNLVRNFHALENAKVVKVCDRNPAALKRLAKTYPGIEGVTSADEIMKSTEIDAVVIATPVSAHFELAKEALQHGKHIFVEKPFTVTSAQSERLIELAEKKNLKIMVDHTFLFTGSVRKMKQLIDDGVLGQLYYYDSTRVNLGLFQHDVNVIWDLAPHDLSIMDFLLKDKPVAVTANGRAHFGNGLQDIAYITVYFANDMLAHFNVNWLSPVKVRTTLIGGEKKMLAWNDLEADEKIRIYDKGIEVKSGEGIYNLLVSYRSGDMWVPRLEQTEALKTETEYFVHCVSNNETPFNDGRAGLRVVRMLEACTESLAKDGGMVTL; encoded by the coding sequence ATGATTGGCGTTGGCGTCGTCGGATACGGGTACTGGGGCCCGAACCTGGTACGGAACTTTCACGCGCTTGAGAACGCGAAGGTGGTCAAAGTTTGCGACCGGAACCCGGCGGCCTTGAAGCGTCTCGCCAAGACCTATCCGGGTATTGAAGGTGTGACGAGTGCCGATGAGATCATGAAGTCGACGGAGATCGATGCGGTGGTAATCGCTACGCCGGTCTCCGCGCATTTCGAGTTAGCGAAAGAGGCGCTCCAACACGGCAAGCACATCTTTGTGGAGAAGCCCTTCACGGTAACCTCGGCGCAGTCCGAGAGGCTCATCGAATTGGCGGAGAAAAAGAACCTCAAGATCATGGTCGACCACACCTTCCTGTTTACCGGCTCGGTCAGGAAGATGAAACAGCTGATCGATGACGGCGTGCTGGGTCAGCTCTACTATTACGACTCCACCAGAGTGAACCTCGGCTTGTTTCAGCACGACGTGAACGTCATCTGGGATTTGGCGCCGCACGACCTGTCGATCATGGATTTTCTCCTCAAGGACAAACCAGTGGCGGTGACGGCCAACGGGAGAGCCCATTTCGGAAACGGATTGCAGGATATCGCGTATATCACGGTGTACTTCGCGAACGATATGCTGGCCCACTTCAACGTCAACTGGCTCTCGCCGGTGAAGGTGAGAACGACGCTGATCGGCGGCGAGAAGAAGATGCTTGCCTGGAACGACTTGGAGGCTGATGAGAAGATTCGAATCTATGACAAGGGGATTGAGGTCAAGAGCGGGGAGGGGATCTACAATCTGTTGGTGAGTTATCGCTCGGGGGACATGTGGGTCCCGAGGCTTGAACAGACCGAGGCACTGAAGACCGAGACCGAGTATTTTGTGCACTGTGTGTCGAACAACGAGACCCCGTTCAATGACGGGCGTGCCGGGCTCAGGGTGGTGAGAATGCTCGAGGCGTGTACGGAGTCGCTGGCAAAGGACGGCGGGATGGTTACGCTATGA
- a CDS encoding glycosyltransferase gives MISYRARLFYAVKPFIPRRLQILLRRALIAVRAPRYRHVWPINERSNRHPDGWTGWPEQKRFALVLMHDVETERGQGKCRQLMQLEQSMSVRSSFNFVPERYAVSSKLRQDLGNEGFEIGVHGLKHDGKLFLSRKRFDRHAARINQYLKEWRAVGFVSPSMHRNLDWMHELEIEYDTSTFDTDPFEPQPDGVQTIFPFAVQGDQGRRGYVELPYTLPQDFTLFVLMRETNIDIWKRKLDWIADNGGMALLITHPDYMADSHAPMAPDEYPMTRYRELLEYVRSRYDGQYWNPLPREIARFWRAQCDNRIVTRSTTPAQISRPDRTGGKRRLRACMVAYTFYDTDNRVKRYAETLKRHGADVDVIALRKEGEASCACINGVDVSRVQKRVVNERGALTYLTRLLAFLIKSTVLLTGRSLTKRYDLIHVHNVPDFQVFAALVPKLAGSKIILDIHDILPEFYASKFSAGQQSIAYQALLRLEKWSTALADHVIISNHLWEQRLVARSVKKDKCTTIMNYPDPRVFSQRRNGKVPDKFIMIYPGTLNWHQGVDIAVRAFALIKDNAPHAEFHIYGDGPMRGDLQRLISDLGVRDRVFLRGALPSEEIAMVMAKSDLGVVPKRNDSFGGDAFSTKIFEFMALGVPVVVAETRIDRYYFDDTIVRFFEPENAASLAMAIEELVRSKEQRDRLAANAAAFVSSYTWDRRENDYLSLVGHLVGQGTR, from the coding sequence ATGATCAGCTATCGAGCCAGATTGTTCTATGCCGTCAAGCCGTTCATTCCCAGACGGTTGCAGATACTGCTCCGACGAGCGCTCATTGCCGTGCGGGCGCCGCGGTATCGACACGTGTGGCCCATCAACGAACGATCAAACCGACACCCCGACGGCTGGACCGGCTGGCCTGAACAAAAACGCTTCGCCCTCGTGCTCATGCACGACGTCGAGACCGAGCGGGGTCAAGGCAAGTGCCGCCAATTGATGCAGCTCGAGCAGTCGATGAGTGTTCGGTCCTCGTTCAACTTCGTTCCGGAACGATACGCGGTGTCGTCCAAGCTGCGGCAAGACTTGGGGAACGAGGGATTCGAGATCGGCGTACACGGGCTCAAACACGACGGCAAACTGTTCCTGTCGCGAAAGAGGTTCGATCGACACGCCGCTCGTATCAATCAGTACCTGAAAGAATGGAGAGCCGTCGGGTTTGTCTCGCCGTCGATGCACCGGAATCTGGATTGGATGCATGAACTGGAAATCGAGTACGACACGTCGACATTCGATACCGATCCATTTGAACCGCAACCTGATGGGGTCCAGACGATCTTCCCGTTTGCTGTTCAAGGGGATCAGGGCAGGAGAGGATACGTTGAACTGCCGTACACACTCCCGCAGGACTTCACCCTGTTTGTCCTCATGCGGGAAACGAACATCGATATTTGGAAACGGAAACTAGATTGGATTGCTGACAACGGGGGCATGGCGCTCCTGATCACGCATCCCGACTATATGGCTGACAGCCATGCTCCGATGGCGCCTGATGAGTACCCGATGACACGGTACCGGGAGCTGCTGGAGTACGTTCGGAGCAGATACGACGGTCAATATTGGAACCCCTTGCCACGAGAAATCGCGCGATTCTGGCGAGCACAGTGTGATAATCGAATCGTGACGAGGAGCACGACGCCGGCGCAGATATCACGGCCAGACCGAACAGGTGGGAAGAGAAGACTACGTGCGTGCATGGTGGCCTACACATTTTATGACACGGATAACCGGGTCAAGCGATATGCCGAGACGCTGAAGCGGCATGGAGCCGATGTAGACGTGATCGCATTGCGGAAGGAGGGGGAGGCATCGTGCGCCTGCATCAACGGGGTTGATGTCTCGCGCGTCCAGAAGCGGGTTGTGAACGAACGGGGGGCGCTGACGTATCTCACGCGGCTTCTCGCGTTCCTGATTAAGTCGACGGTGCTTTTGACCGGCAGGAGTCTCACCAAGCGTTACGATCTCATCCATGTCCACAACGTGCCGGACTTTCAGGTGTTTGCCGCGCTCGTGCCCAAGCTCGCCGGGTCCAAGATCATCTTGGATATCCATGACATTCTCCCGGAGTTTTATGCGAGCAAGTTCAGTGCGGGGCAGCAATCAATCGCGTACCAGGCGTTGCTGCGCCTTGAGAAATGGTCGACCGCGCTGGCCGACCACGTGATCATCTCCAATCACCTTTGGGAACAGCGGCTCGTGGCTCGCTCGGTCAAGAAAGACAAGTGCACGACGATCATGAACTACCCCGATCCGAGGGTGTTCTCGCAGCGACGCAATGGCAAGGTGCCCGACAAGTTCATCATGATCTACCCCGGCACGCTCAACTGGCATCAGGGCGTCGACATCGCGGTCAGGGCGTTTGCCCTGATTAAAGACAACGCGCCGCACGCGGAATTCCACATCTATGGCGACGGGCCGATGCGGGGGGACCTCCAACGGCTTATCTCGGATCTTGGTGTACGGGATAGAGTGTTCTTGAGGGGGGCTCTGCCGTCGGAGGAGATTGCAATGGTGATGGCGAAGTCGGATCTGGGGGTGGTTCCGAAGAGGAATGATTCATTCGGTGGCGATGCGTTCAGCACCAAGATATTCGAGTTCATGGCCCTGGGTGTTCCAGTTGTCGTGGCGGAAACGCGGATCGACCGCTACTACTTCGACGATACCATCGTGAGGTTTTTTGAGCCTGAGAATGCCGCGAGCCTGGCGATGGCGATTGAGGAGTTGGTCCGCAGCAAGGAACAGCGGGATCGGTTAGCAGCCAACGCCGCGGCGTTTGTCAGTTCCTACACATGGGACAGGAGAGAGAACGACTACCTGTCGCTCGTCGGCCATCTCGTAGGA
- a CDS encoding GNAT family N-acetyltransferase, protein MSPKTEIINPLDYLGWDDLVLATEGYSFFHSSNWARVLHETYGYRPVYLTAMDAGKIVASLPCMEIKSLLTGARAVSLPFTDYCEAIVAPGSEHTAQSLFDELMGYGKQAGWRSIEIRCGNRLSEEVPPFAVHYGHVVDVARDAEELLSGLRESTRRNIKKAINEGVRVELSDSMESLRTFYRLNCLTRREHGLPPQPFRFFEKLHEHVLSQGRGFVALSSIRNESIAGAVFLHFGGTAIYKYGASDKSYQHLRANNLVMWEAIRWCSENGVRNLCLGRTEPEHDGLLQFKRGWGARERRVHYYKYDVRSAWFVSERPKALGGHKKIIHRVPIPLLRLAGTVLYRHIG, encoded by the coding sequence ATGTCTCCAAAAACAGAGATCATAAATCCCCTTGATTATCTAGGATGGGATGACCTAGTTCTCGCCACTGAAGGCTATTCGTTTTTCCACTCCTCAAACTGGGCAAGGGTGTTGCACGAAACATACGGGTACAGGCCTGTCTACTTGACGGCGATGGACGCCGGGAAAATCGTGGCCTCACTCCCGTGTATGGAAATCAAGAGTCTCCTGACGGGAGCGCGAGCGGTTTCTCTCCCCTTTACGGATTACTGCGAAGCTATCGTTGCCCCTGGATCCGAGCACACCGCTCAGTCTCTGTTCGATGAACTCATGGGGTACGGCAAACAAGCCGGCTGGAGGTCCATCGAGATCAGATGCGGCAACCGGCTCTCGGAGGAGGTTCCACCGTTTGCCGTCCACTACGGCCACGTCGTCGACGTTGCGAGGGATGCCGAGGAGTTGCTCTCGGGGCTCCGCGAGAGCACGAGACGCAATATCAAAAAGGCGATCAACGAAGGCGTTCGAGTCGAACTCTCCGATTCCATGGAGTCGCTCCGGACGTTTTATCGGCTGAATTGTCTAACCAGGAGAGAGCACGGGTTGCCTCCGCAACCGTTTCGATTTTTCGAGAAGCTGCATGAACACGTGTTGTCCCAGGGCCGGGGCTTCGTGGCGCTATCGTCGATTCGGAATGAGAGCATCGCCGGCGCCGTCTTTCTGCACTTCGGCGGGACGGCGATCTACAAATACGGCGCCTCGGACAAGAGTTACCAGCACCTCAGGGCGAACAACCTGGTCATGTGGGAGGCGATCAGGTGGTGCTCTGAGAACGGAGTTCGGAATCTTTGTTTGGGAAGAACGGAGCCGGAGCACGACGGTCTCCTGCAATTCAAGCGCGGGTGGGGTGCTCGGGAACGGCGCGTGCACTACTACAAATATGACGTGAGAAGCGCATGGTTCGTCAGCGAGCGGCCCAAGGCACTCGGAGGCCATAAGAAGATCATCCATCGCGTGCCAATTCCTTTGCTGCGGCTTGCAGGTACAGTCTTGTACCGACACATCGGATAG